One Pseudomonas abieticivorans genomic region harbors:
- a CDS encoding cupin domain-containing protein translates to MTLIKKPQDAYVQVDQVAWQAFPAEFHTGGVKWKLLHVSPEMGIWTVLFYCPNGSILLPHIHHGPAEGYVFDGILELRGGPENGGALCIQHGFLYEATGADHEQTKMLADTTFILQMVGPITWRTEDGRDINQTWETAQALWDQQTAA, encoded by the coding sequence ATGACCCTGATCAAAAAACCACAAGACGCTTATGTGCAGGTTGACCAAGTCGCCTGGCAGGCCTTTCCTGCCGAGTTCCATACCGGTGGGGTGAAGTGGAAGCTGCTCCACGTTTCCCCGGAAATGGGCATTTGGACCGTGCTGTTTTATTGCCCGAACGGGTCGATCCTGCTGCCGCACATTCATCACGGCCCGGCCGAGGGGTATGTATTCGACGGGATCCTGGAGCTGCGCGGCGGTCCGGAAAACGGCGGTGCCTTGTGTATCCAGCACGGCTTCCTTTACGAGGCCACGGGCGCCGACCACGAACAGACCAAGATGCTCGCCGACACCACCTTCATTTTGCAGATGGTCGGGCCCATTACCTGGCGCACCGAAGACGGGCGTGACATCAACCAAACCTGGGAAACCGCACAAGCCCTGTGGGATCAGCAAACGGCGGCCTGA
- a CDS encoding NAD(P)-binding domain-containing protein, producing MVKTITIIGTGLMGSGLARTLLAAGRQVTVWDGRPEAARPLVEKGARLAHSFVDAVQASELTIMIISSAAGGASLLERHLQDLNLHGRFLANLSTSMPEDGERFRRLVEGNGGCFINAAISSYPDLIGGPYTAIQYACAPAVWDAIADTVKPMAPEGTLYTGENLSVPPIVDAAMTGSFYAVGLAGFLEAAAYARTQGVSAGQLSEFADKMLDLLRYKVQKSIKEIQANDFSTIQATVDVYLDAVVQWRDALQASGLRASHIAALADDLKIAQDAGHGSLGFNAQYLVAKA from the coding sequence ATGGTCAAGACAATCACAATCATCGGCACAGGCCTGATGGGTTCCGGATTGGCACGCACGCTGCTGGCCGCGGGTCGCCAGGTCACGGTATGGGATGGTCGACCCGAGGCCGCGCGGCCCCTGGTGGAAAAAGGCGCGCGCCTGGCCCACTCTTTCGTGGACGCCGTACAGGCCAGCGAATTGACCATCATGATCATCAGCAGCGCCGCTGGCGGCGCCTCGCTGCTTGAACGCCATCTGCAAGACTTGAATCTGCACGGTCGCTTCCTGGCCAACCTGAGCACCTCCATGCCCGAGGACGGCGAGCGTTTTCGGCGCCTGGTGGAAGGCAATGGCGGGTGCTTTATCAATGCCGCGATTTCCTCCTACCCCGACCTTATCGGCGGCCCCTATACCGCCATCCAGTACGCTTGCGCCCCGGCGGTGTGGGACGCCATCGCCGACACCGTAAAACCCATGGCGCCTGAGGGGACCCTGTACACAGGTGAGAACCTCAGCGTGCCGCCGATAGTCGATGCGGCCATGACGGGCAGTTTTTATGCTGTGGGATTGGCGGGGTTCCTGGAAGCGGCTGCGTACGCCAGAACCCAAGGGGTCAGCGCCGGCCAGTTGTCCGAATTCGCCGACAAGATGCTCGACCTGTTGCGCTACAAGGTGCAAAAAAGCATCAAGGAAATCCAAGCCAACGACTTCAGCACCATCCAGGCCACGGTAGACGTGTACCTGGATGCGGTGGTGCAATGGCGTGACGCCCTGCAGGCCAGCGGGCTGAGGGCCAGCCACATCGCGGCGCTGGCCGACGACCTGAAGATCGCCCAAGACGCGGGCCACGGTAGCTTGGGCTTCAATGCCCAGTACCTGGTGGCCAAGGCCTGA
- a CDS encoding helix-turn-helix domain-containing protein has translation MPLQPALPDTQFHFLESHDAFEHAGGLDEWDDNRYHQLEKRARFHGAIASHSIAGKLKVTRETMDSPCVEQICHVPLDSIVIVNVRSAADVLLNGRYVNGNTFHISCGRAFHALAKAPIEALMLTVSKADFLERFAIDNLKAIESKPFERFIQPGRETRIDFERNLKSHLGDVQAGLGQGGLSPSLDRVMGCVQEILDGEADSSRLVVPPSTRTYIVEKSCEFFAQHVQDEQFGVLDLCNHLRISRRTLQYSFESVLGMSPLNYLRSVRLNTARKLLVRSPSETIQGAALDAGFSHLGRFSRYYQDFFGELPSQTVSRLGGQRRHH, from the coding sequence ATGCCCCTGCAGCCCGCCCTGCCCGACACCCAGTTTCACTTCCTGGAATCCCACGATGCGTTCGAACACGCTGGCGGCCTGGACGAGTGGGACGACAACCGCTACCACCAGTTGGAAAAACGTGCGCGGTTTCACGGGGCCATCGCCAGCCATTCCATTGCCGGGAAGTTGAAAGTGACCCGCGAGACCATGGACAGCCCCTGCGTGGAGCAGATCTGCCATGTGCCCCTGGACTCTATCGTTATCGTCAATGTGCGGTCCGCGGCGGACGTGCTGCTCAATGGCCGCTACGTCAATGGCAATACGTTCCATATCTCCTGCGGGCGGGCCTTTCATGCCCTGGCAAAGGCGCCCATCGAGGCGCTGATGCTGACGGTCAGCAAGGCCGACTTCCTGGAACGTTTCGCCATCGACAACCTGAAGGCCATCGAGTCAAAACCGTTCGAACGCTTTATCCAGCCCGGGCGGGAAACCCGGATTGATTTCGAGCGCAACCTCAAGTCCCATCTGGGCGATGTGCAGGCGGGCCTGGGGCAGGGTGGGCTGAGCCCCAGCCTTGATCGGGTGATGGGGTGTGTGCAAGAGATCCTTGATGGGGAGGCCGATTCGTCCCGCCTGGTCGTGCCGCCGTCCACCCGTACCTACATTGTGGAGAAAAGCTGCGAGTTTTTTGCCCAGCATGTGCAGGATGAGCAGTTCGGTGTGCTGGACCTGTGCAACCACTTGCGCATCAGCCGCCGCACGCTGCAATACAGTTTTGAAAGCGTGTTGGGGATGTCCCCGCTCAATTACCTGCGCTCAGTGCGCCTGAACACGGCGCGCAAGTTGTTGGTGCGCTCGCCGTCCGAAACCATCCAGGGCGCGGCCCTGGACGCAGGCTTCAGCCACCTGGGGCGTTTCTCCCGGTATTACCAGGACTTCTTCGGCGAGCTTCCGTCCCAGACGGTCAGCCGACTGGGCGGGCAGCGCCGGCATCATTGA
- a CDS encoding cytosine permease, whose amino-acid sequence MSTHNVEQQALAGRLPVLSGNRVYKTYGSFLWTCCAFSAATWAFLIGSYLPFVGDWRLGVMGYVIGLIIGMALVSLASGVPSFKYGTDPIDTAKASFGYRGIVIPLFGLLATLIGWSYVVEALTARGAANVAATVTGTQVTGDSHEHLVIGVALLALFIVWLITCKGPQFFERLNGYIGPLHMLITVVMLGILVHKFGLQNLWQNQLPPDQMLSHDPVQGLALAVEFGVSNAMTWWPVMGGLTRLVKHKHHVMGPSIIGVGILGAAVVSTVAALAAISAGTYDPTVWMIAVGGPVFGSIVMSIVLTANIATMVVMMYLAGVSIQQVKFFARLRWELLLALLLLPGVYFAFETEWLLSKVMSWLSYNGVMFVGISGITLVDYFILRREQLDAPSLFATRNSHYAYWGGVNWLAVAISIVAVGGYLMMYDPVTVAMSGWFRYLGASIPVIALSGLAYYLGVRLVIVPLGKGSYTRGTALSSRPTLDLQPQPGCMKVGL is encoded by the coding sequence ATGAGCACGCACAACGTCGAACAGCAAGCCCTGGCCGGGCGCTTGCCCGTGCTTAGCGGCAATCGCGTCTACAAGACCTATGGCTCATTCCTCTGGACCTGCTGCGCCTTCAGCGCCGCCACCTGGGCGTTCCTGATCGGCAGCTACTTGCCGTTCGTGGGCGATTGGCGCCTGGGCGTGATGGGCTACGTGATCGGCCTGATCATCGGCATGGCGCTGGTATCGCTGGCCTCCGGGGTACCCAGCTTCAAATACGGCACCGACCCAATCGACACGGCCAAGGCGTCGTTTGGTTATCGCGGCATCGTCATCCCGTTGTTCGGCCTGCTGGCCACGTTGATCGGCTGGTCTTATGTAGTGGAAGCGCTGACGGCGCGCGGCGCGGCCAACGTAGCCGCGACGGTCACGGGCACCCAGGTCACGGGCGACTCCCACGAGCACTTGGTCATTGGCGTGGCGCTGCTGGCGTTGTTCATCGTCTGGCTGATTACCTGTAAGGGCCCCCAGTTCTTCGAGCGCCTGAACGGCTACATCGGCCCGTTGCACATGTTGATCACCGTGGTGATGCTGGGCATTCTGGTGCACAAGTTCGGCCTGCAGAACCTGTGGCAGAACCAGTTGCCGCCCGACCAGATGCTGTCCCACGACCCCGTGCAAGGGCTGGCCCTGGCCGTGGAATTCGGGGTGTCCAACGCCATGACCTGGTGGCCGGTGATGGGCGGCCTGACGCGCCTGGTCAAGCACAAGCACCACGTCATGGGCCCGTCGATCATTGGGGTCGGCATCCTCGGCGCGGCAGTGGTGTCCACCGTAGCGGCGCTGGCGGCGATCAGCGCCGGTACCTATGACCCCACCGTGTGGATGATTGCCGTGGGCGGCCCGGTCTTCGGCTCCATCGTGATGAGTATCGTGCTCACGGCCAACATCGCCACCATGGTGGTGATGATGTACCTGGCGGGGGTCTCGATTCAGCAGGTCAAGTTCTTCGCCAGGCTGCGCTGGGAGCTGTTGCTGGCGCTGTTGCTGCTGCCCGGGGTGTATTTCGCCTTCGAAACCGAGTGGCTGCTGTCCAAGGTGATGAGCTGGTTGAGTTACAACGGCGTGATGTTCGTGGGCATTTCGGGGATCACCCTGGTGGACTACTTCATCCTGCGCCGCGAGCAACTGGATGCGCCCAGCCTGTTCGCCACGCGCAACAGCCATTACGCCTACTGGGGCGGGGTGAACTGGCTGGCGGTGGCCATCAGCATCGTGGCCGTGGGGGGTTACCTGATGATGTACGACCCGGTGACGGTGGCCATGAGCGGCTGGTTCCGCTACCTGGGCGCGTCCATCCCGGTGATCGCACTGTCCGGGCTTGCGTACTACCTGGGCGTACGCCTGGTGATCGTCCCGCTGGGCAAAGGCAGCTACACCCGCGGCACTGCCCTTTCCAGCCGCCCTACCCTGGACCTACAACCCCAGCCTGGCTGCATGAAGGTCGGCCTATAA
- a CDS encoding TetR/AcrR family transcriptional regulator, with protein sequence MCDVTSAPGPFSRAGKRAKRVEQINEAAARVFIRDGHGQFSARKVAKELGISLNNLQHYCGNTQNLCLQMITARLAYFVQGVDRLVADASPATPLERLAVAIRENSAATLDADTARFFFQVGALASYDPAIKAQMARQYDSFLEGICQLVADIDPQLPAETVRTYAALIATQIDGNFFYQDQLQAGTGQRERLVEAAINLWANVLAPRV encoded by the coding sequence GTGTGCGACGTCACTAGTGCCCCGGGCCCCTTCAGCCGCGCAGGCAAGCGGGCCAAGCGTGTCGAGCAAATCAATGAAGCCGCCGCACGGGTGTTCATTCGTGACGGCCATGGGCAGTTCTCCGCCAGGAAAGTGGCCAAGGAGTTGGGCATCAGCCTGAACAACCTGCAGCACTACTGTGGCAATACGCAAAACCTGTGCCTGCAAATGATCACGGCCAGGCTGGCGTATTTTGTCCAGGGCGTGGACCGGCTGGTGGCGGATGCCTCGCCCGCCACGCCGCTGGAGCGCTTGGCGGTGGCCATTCGGGAAAACTCCGCCGCCACCCTGGATGCCGACACGGCCAGGTTCTTTTTCCAGGTGGGGGCGCTGGCCAGCTACGATCCTGCCATCAAGGCGCAGATGGCGCGCCAGTACGACAGTTTTCTGGAAGGGATCTGCCAGTTGGTGGCGGACATCGACCCACAACTGCCAGCCGAGACCGTGCGTACGTACGCCGCGCTGATTGCCACGCAGATCGACGGCAATTTCTTCTATCAGGACCAGCTCCAAGCCGGTACCGGGCAGCGGGAGCGACTGGTGGAGGCGGCCATCAACCTGTGGGCGAATGTCCTGGCACCTCGCGTGTAG
- a CDS encoding alpha/beta hydrolase: MSFETSDGLTLRGWLYTPPGGGPHPAIVLAHGFTAVKEQYLDRYGEAFCQAGFAALVFDNRNFGASEGQPRQEADPVLQVRDYRDAITYASALATIDGQRIGVWGSSYSGGHVLQVAAFDRRVKCVVAQVPDISGSMDVRLAIRPDLLPGLFAAFAEDRQSRYLGKPPMMLDVVNSDPASDCALPGQDAHDFFAHSGRTLAPAWCNQVTLKSIEMLNEYEPGRDIERISPTPLLMIVARQDTLTVTDLALKAYEQALQPKALVLLEGGHFDPYLRYFDPSSQAAVEWFLKHL; this comes from the coding sequence ATGAGCTTTGAAACAAGCGACGGCCTGACCTTGCGGGGGTGGCTGTACACGCCGCCGGGTGGCGGACCGCACCCGGCCATTGTCCTGGCCCACGGTTTTACCGCAGTCAAGGAGCAATACCTTGACCGCTATGGCGAGGCGTTCTGCCAGGCAGGCTTTGCCGCACTGGTGTTTGATAATCGCAACTTCGGTGCCAGCGAGGGCCAGCCCCGGCAAGAGGCCGATCCGGTGTTGCAGGTTCGCGACTACCGCGATGCCATTACCTATGCCAGCGCCCTGGCAACCATCGACGGCCAGCGTATCGGCGTGTGGGGGTCCAGTTACAGTGGCGGCCACGTGCTGCAGGTGGCCGCGTTTGATCGGCGGGTCAAATGCGTGGTGGCCCAGGTGCCCGACATCAGCGGCTCGATGGACGTGCGGCTGGCGATTCGCCCCGACCTGCTGCCGGGCTTGTTCGCAGCCTTTGCAGAGGACCGCCAGTCACGTTACCTGGGCAAACCGCCGATGATGCTGGACGTGGTGAACTCGGATCCGGCCAGCGATTGCGCACTGCCGGGCCAGGACGCCCATGATTTTTTCGCCCACAGTGGGCGTACCCTGGCACCCGCGTGGTGCAACCAGGTGACGCTCAAAAGCATCGAGATGCTCAATGAGTACGAGCCTGGGCGTGACATCGAGCGAATCAGCCCCACGCCACTGCTGATGATCGTGGCCAGGCAGGACACCCTGACAGTGACTGACCTGGCGTTAAAAGCCTACGAACAAGCATTGCAGCCCAAGGCGCTGGTGTTGCTGGAGGGCGGGCATTTCGACCCCTACCTCAGGTATTTCGACCCATCCAGCCAGGCGGCGGTGGAGTGGTTCCTCAAGCACCTGTAG
- a CDS encoding helix-turn-helix domain-containing protein: MTDSITPYQIPQWVPGETLGSSDNLGWQGVIQRSYRLRAVDVVVPPVDHFAIMLQCSHAVQLQRRTGSHWVRERYAQGDVSLLSIAQQSHWRWADTLDVSHIYLSQPLLTQVAEDIAGRSVASVTLHDVLVTTDPLLASLAKAITAEAASPGLGGTLYAQALATQMAVHLLRRYSSLHYREDALRPKLDGPRLRALQAFVQEHLHDALSVACLAEQAGMGSWAFSRAFKAATGSPVHQYIVGARIKRAQALLAQPALALTDIAAQCGFSDQAHMTRLLKATLGVTPGQLRRRTGDIDDGLANDWA, translated from the coding sequence ATGACCGACTCGATCACGCCTTACCAGATCCCTCAGTGGGTGCCCGGCGAAACCCTGGGCAGCAGCGACAACCTGGGCTGGCAAGGGGTTATCCAGCGCTCGTATCGGTTGCGCGCGGTCGATGTGGTGGTGCCGCCCGTGGACCACTTCGCGATCATGCTGCAATGCTCGCACGCGGTCCAATTGCAGCGCCGCACGGGCAGCCACTGGGTGCGCGAGCGCTACGCGCAAGGCGACGTGTCGCTGCTGTCGATTGCCCAGCAATCGCACTGGCGCTGGGCCGACACGCTGGATGTCTCGCATATCTACCTCAGCCAACCGCTGCTGACCCAGGTGGCCGAAGACATCGCCGGCCGAAGCGTGGCCAGCGTCACCTTGCACGACGTGCTGGTGACCACTGATCCATTGCTGGCGAGCCTGGCCAAGGCGATCACCGCCGAAGCGGCATCGCCAGGGCTGGGTGGCACCCTGTATGCCCAAGCGCTGGCCACCCAGATGGCGGTGCATTTGTTGCGCCGCTACTCAAGCCTCCACTACCGCGAAGACGCCCTGCGCCCCAAGCTCGATGGCCCACGCCTGCGCGCGCTGCAGGCGTTTGTCCAGGAGCACCTGCACGATGCCTTGTCGGTGGCGTGCCTTGCCGAGCAGGCGGGCATGGGCAGCTGGGCGTTTTCCAGGGCGTTCAAAGCGGCAACCGGCAGCCCGGTGCACCAGTACATCGTGGGTGCGCGGATCAAGCGCGCCCAGGCACTGCTGGCTCAACCCGCGCTGGCGCTGACAGACATCGCGGCGCAATGCGGGTTCAGCGACCAGGCGCACATGACCCGCCTGCTCAAGGCAACGCTTGGGGTTACGCCTGGGCAACTGCGCCGCCGCACGGGTGACATCGATGATGGCCTGGCGAACGATTGGGCCTGA
- a CDS encoding flavin-containing monooxygenase encodes MNTTASTPRPAAAQNIQRYDAVIIGAGIGGLYQLYRLREAGLNVLAIDAGTGVGGTWYWNRYPGARVDSPSHVYQYWFSEELNNAWNWSERFPAQPETEQYLNFVADRFALRKDIQFSTRVLSCDFDEHRERWQVRTDKGITLDAKYLISCAGTLSTPLKNLFEGEDSFKGEVYHTARWPKQPVDFTGKRVGVVGTGATGIQVIQTIAPQVQALTVFQRTAPYTIPMRNQRYTDADRATLKSRFHEIKQQVRNSFVGFDFDFTYGSYHDASPQDRREILEMLWDDGSLALWAGSYGEIFTDEGVNKEVSAFVRQKMAERIKDPALIKQLVPTDYGFGTRRVPLDTGYLETFLRPNVSIVDIKAAPIERIVENGVQTADGNIHELDVLILATGFDASTGALTQIDIRGRAKQLLRDEWAQDLRTTLGLMVHKFPNLFLTAAPLSPGAALCNAPTCLQHQVEWITDCIQFLENNQRNTIEPTLEQQDHWVAHHDEAASTSLLAKTRSWYTGANVDGKPKRLLAYAGGVNVYREHCDAVAAQAYADFRIN; translated from the coding sequence ATGAACACCACCGCATCAACGCCCCGCCCCGCCGCTGCACAGAATATCCAGCGCTACGACGCCGTCATCATCGGCGCCGGTATCGGCGGCCTGTATCAGCTTTACCGTCTGCGTGAAGCCGGGCTCAACGTTCTGGCCATCGATGCCGGCACCGGTGTCGGCGGTACCTGGTACTGGAACCGCTACCCCGGCGCACGGGTCGATTCCCCCAGCCACGTTTACCAATACTGGTTCAGCGAAGAGCTCAACAATGCCTGGAACTGGAGTGAGCGCTTCCCGGCGCAACCTGAGACCGAGCAGTACCTGAACTTCGTTGCCGATCGCTTTGCCTTGCGCAAGGACATCCAGTTTTCCACCCGCGTGCTGTCCTGTGATTTCGATGAACACCGGGAGCGCTGGCAAGTGCGGACCGACAAGGGCATCACCCTCGACGCCAAGTACCTGATCTCCTGCGCGGGCACACTGTCGACGCCGCTTAAGAACCTGTTCGAAGGCGAAGACTCGTTCAAGGGCGAGGTCTACCACACCGCGCGCTGGCCCAAGCAGCCGGTGGACTTCACCGGTAAACGCGTTGGCGTCGTGGGCACTGGCGCCACCGGTATCCAAGTGATCCAGACCATCGCCCCGCAGGTGCAAGCGCTGACCGTGTTCCAACGCACCGCGCCCTACACCATCCCGATGCGCAACCAACGCTACACCGATGCCGATCGGGCGACACTCAAGAGCCGCTTCCACGAGATCAAGCAACAGGTGCGCAACAGCTTTGTAGGCTTTGATTTCGACTTCACCTACGGCAGCTATCACGATGCCTCGCCGCAAGATCGCCGGGAGATCCTCGAGATGCTCTGGGACGATGGTTCGCTGGCGCTGTGGGCCGGCTCCTATGGCGAAATTTTTACCGACGAGGGCGTGAACAAGGAGGTGTCCGCGTTTGTTCGGCAGAAGATGGCCGAGCGCATCAAGGATCCCGCCCTGATCAAGCAACTGGTGCCTACCGATTACGGCTTCGGTACCCGCCGAGTGCCTCTGGACACAGGCTACCTGGAGACGTTCCTGCGGCCGAATGTAAGCATCGTCGACATCAAGGCGGCACCCATCGAACGTATCGTCGAAAATGGCGTACAAACCGCCGATGGCAACATTCACGAACTGGACGTATTGATCCTGGCCACCGGCTTCGACGCCTCCACCGGCGCGCTGACGCAGATCGACATCCGCGGCCGCGCCAAGCAGTTGCTGCGCGACGAGTGGGCTCAGGACCTGCGCACCACCCTGGGCCTGATGGTGCACAAGTTCCCCAACCTGTTCCTCACCGCAGCGCCGTTGTCGCCCGGCGCCGCGCTGTGCAATGCGCCGACCTGCCTGCAGCATCAGGTGGAATGGATAACCGATTGCATTCAGTTCCTGGAAAACAACCAGCGCAACACCATCGAGCCGACGCTGGAGCAGCAGGACCACTGGGTGGCGCACCACGACGAAGCCGCCTCGACCTCACTGCTGGCCAAGACCCGCTCTTGGTACACCGGCGCCAATGTCGACGGCAAGCCCAAGCGCCTGCTGGCCTATGCGGGAGGCGTCAATGTCTACCGCGAGCATTGTGACGCCGTGGCCGCGCAGGCCTATGCGGACTTTCGCATCAACTGA
- a CDS encoding alpha/beta fold hydrolase, translating into MTSHAYYNQEIHGPYELMDIGELPLASGKTLHRCQLAVATFGQLNAAKDNAILIPTWYSGTSKIIQDVFIGAGRAIDPDKYFIIVVNQLGNGLSSSPHNTQGPQARGHFPKIAIADDVSAQHRLVTEHFGLTQLALVMGGSMGAQQAYEWAVRYPSMVQRLAAIAGTARTSAVNQVISDAIVHGLRADPQFNGGGYASSTAVSAGLEQHARLMTLHGLSPEFFEGQHYKALGFDSVAGFVEGFMTPYFAPMDPNALISMLEKWRGADVSHVTAGNLQAALGRITARTVVLPITQDQYFPPSACQAEARLIAGATCKAIDSPFGHLGLFGADAHWLQQVDAELKVLLR; encoded by the coding sequence ATGACTTCGCATGCCTATTACAATCAGGAAATCCACGGCCCCTATGAGCTCATGGACATCGGTGAACTGCCACTGGCCTCGGGCAAAACCTTGCACCGCTGCCAACTGGCCGTGGCCACCTTTGGCCAGCTCAATGCCGCAAAAGACAACGCGATCCTGATCCCCACCTGGTATTCAGGCACCAGCAAGATCATCCAGGACGTGTTTATCGGCGCCGGGCGCGCCATCGATCCTGACAAGTACTTCATCATCGTCGTCAATCAGCTCGGCAACGGCCTCTCCAGCTCGCCGCACAACACCCAGGGCCCACAAGCACGCGGGCACTTTCCGAAAATCGCCATCGCCGATGACGTCAGCGCGCAGCATCGCCTGGTGACCGAACACTTCGGATTGACCCAGTTGGCACTGGTCATGGGCGGCTCGATGGGCGCACAACAAGCCTACGAATGGGCGGTGCGCTATCCGTCGATGGTGCAGCGCCTGGCGGCCATCGCTGGCACTGCCCGAACAAGTGCGGTCAATCAAGTGATCAGCGACGCGATCGTCCACGGTTTGCGAGCGGACCCGCAGTTCAACGGCGGCGGCTATGCGAGCTCCACCGCCGTCAGCGCGGGTCTTGAACAGCACGCGCGGTTAATGACGCTGCATGGCTTGAGCCCGGAGTTTTTCGAGGGCCAGCACTACAAGGCCTTGGGCTTCGACAGCGTGGCCGGCTTCGTGGAAGGCTTCATGACACCCTACTTCGCGCCCATGGACCCGAACGCGTTGATTAGCATGTTGGAGAAATGGCGGGGTGCGGATGTCAGCCATGTCACGGCGGGTAATCTGCAGGCTGCACTGGGGCGCATCACCGCCAGGACGGTCGTGCTGCCCATCACCCAGGACCAGTATTTTCCGCCGTCGGCGTGCCAGGCGGAAGCACGGTTAATCGCGGGCGCGACCTGCAAAGCCATCGACAGCCCGTTCGGCCACTTGGGGTTGTTCGGTGCCGACGCCCACTGGCTGCAACAGGTGGATGCCGAGCTGAAAGTGCTGTTGCGCTGA
- a CDS encoding phytanoyl-CoA dioxygenase family protein: MSKASLVTLPGNASVEQVVEIIERDGGVIIADFLTGSAFQELKQQIDAALDTSTFGHENFFVGTSTRRASRLFARASRMVDVVLHPLYLGAARKILQKPVSVWFGHERTTVTPQIQIGMTQAIEIHPGQGKQPLHRDDTSFLWRHPQYGREARLQIMLAMTEFSEKTGATKVIPGSHKWDDERRPEPEETVDAEMAVGSALLFIGSTYHGGGTNSSDVARVGLTMGIDLGCVRQEENQYLSVPFDVLKGMPEEVQRLLGWDAGENFMGWVEHGGKMVSPIIHLQAEDVVRSLGLVGGMH; this comes from the coding sequence ATGTCCAAGGCTTCCCTCGTTACTCTGCCAGGCAATGCGTCCGTCGAGCAGGTGGTTGAAATCATCGAGCGCGATGGCGGCGTCATCATTGCCGACTTCCTGACCGGCAGCGCCTTCCAGGAGCTCAAGCAGCAAATCGACGCGGCCCTGGACACCTCCACCTTCGGCCACGAAAACTTCTTCGTCGGCACCTCCACCCGCCGCGCCAGCCGCCTGTTCGCACGGGCCAGCCGCATGGTCGACGTGGTCCTGCACCCGTTGTACCTGGGGGCGGCGCGCAAAATCCTGCAAAAGCCGGTGTCGGTGTGGTTCGGCCACGAGCGCACCACCGTCACCCCGCAAATCCAGATCGGCATGACCCAGGCCATCGAGATTCATCCAGGCCAGGGCAAGCAGCCCTTGCACCGTGACGACACCAGTTTCTTGTGGCGCCACCCACAGTATGGCCGCGAGGCGCGTTTGCAGATCATGCTGGCGATGACCGAGTTCAGCGAAAAAACCGGTGCGACCAAGGTCATCCCGGGCAGCCACAAGTGGGATGACGAGCGTCGCCCCGAGCCTGAAGAAACCGTGGACGCCGAGATGGCGGTAGGCTCGGCCCTGCTGTTCATCGGCTCCACCTACCACGGTGGCGGTACCAACAGCAGTGACGTCGCGCGTGTGGGCCTGACCATGGGCATTGACCTGGGCTGCGTTCGCCAGGAAGAGAACCAGTACTTGTCGGTACCCTTCGACGTCCTCAAGGGCATGCCCGAAGAGGTGCAGCGCCTGTTGGGCTGGGACGCTGGCGAGAACTTCATGGGCTGGGTCGAGCATGGCGGCAAGATGGTCAGCCCGATCATCCACTTGCAAGCCGAAGACGTCGTGCGCTCCCTCGGCCTGGTGGGTGGTATGCACTAA